Proteins from one Astatotilapia calliptera chromosome 8, fAstCal1.2, whole genome shotgun sequence genomic window:
- the mki67 gene encoding proliferation marker protein Ki-67 isoform X5, which produces MPLHGKIVVIKRSGGDGTEFPLTAACLFGRKPDCDIRIQLPQVSKEHCRIDLNENKEVILTNLSSANPTLVNGEVLQQSERLKHGDVITIIDRSFRFEYPPAQTPKKRSAIGGKPETLKVLQDQQVGDTPIVEKGEKRFSEVSSDTCLKDGASHDNIQRSLEKTGELESKADDSLLQGKSNSPFSDLYQMIKKSLDVKTPRKSCASQLATPSSKVASPKPNSVRKGSAIFTERKSTPKKSEVLAGPGSTNGGTPASVRKQAKVPAAETAEPRAEKAENGSVIETASPRKRDGATPQKFTVNEVIEQITAETPKSPARRRSKEMSPGKTPVTKNQEEKTKASPRNSAGKGKEVSKKRKSGELGEDVPKQQAKRKRVSFGGYLSPELFDKRLPPDSPLRKGATPRRSLSLLRPKQSLLRRASVIGLLKEGSPRAKSPAKTKTPSPKKSPSKKMASPKTPTSGKKSPKSRSPSPKAASPAKKSPKSRSPSPAKKSPKSRSPSPAKKSPKSPKSRSPSPAKKSPKSRSPSPAKKSPKSPKSRSPSPAKSPKSRSPSPAKKSPKSRSPSPAKKSPKSPKSRSPSPAKSPKSRSPSPAKKSPKSRSPSPAKKSPKSPKSRSPSPAKSPKSRSPSPAKKSPKSPKSRSPSPAKKSPKSRSPSPAKKSPKSPKSRSPSPAKKSPKSPKSRSPSPKAASPTNKSPKSRSASPKATANKSPKSKSPSPARGRSPPKVETPKTNEQQKTQRRASAPGQIPHEQVPAGKRRATVGLPGTSLESVPTVVLTPAKTPTNSGVQTPTVKGRFSVSQISTPSPIAEADKVTDQVLLPTVTPKTHKGRKSTSQKTPGAAKSAVKMHRRSGISRASIKVSNPWAHIVKFGQPKAQVVAPLKKTIGQKPKKRAVPKPQTPARNLKGYVSTGHADSPATIVVGRAHRQTVVQPTGAAPRVVTNVALFKKNMKMDEDLTGISEMFKTPVNERKRKSLIDDNSVTKTPAGGQSASVMEPSVLSTPEEPGEMIVSPLSVTSAVKGRRYNNEAVQRLLDEDQDATFIGQIQSESSERQNADLQVSTVTTPKLRPELPDSLTGVKRIMKTPKQKAEPVEDLRGKLLKTPKQKPEKQECLTGVKRIMKTPRQKAEPLEDIRGNLLKTPKQKPEQQECFTGVKRIFRTPKEKAEPLEDLQGKILKTPEVPEAGDASLGGGKELLQTPAQLQESDAKGMKTPKSSPVVHLTGVKRVMKTPVEKGAPVEDVVGVKRLMRTPRQKGEPVEANFGLKRLMKSPRLRGNAPVEDFEGLQELMEEPLTEPTVQPEAKEQGEAQMSLDSSANVVKDAMETVSQADAVLLEEAEVKTAVNADPAHEKKSVRGRRAKTVESKAAEDKQEEPVIPAPSRGRRGKKTEATAPPAVRQTRGRNAKTAVELSAEENHLPSPKVAPKPKRGRSAQQSSDEPEVAAEAERVQSHPLDVEEKANESAVPKRGRRAKQPKKSQQRNATEDVPQDTPDANVACSDQPEVLPGRADENKSDAMETVVQARQAESLLHVQTPASVQKKSVRGRRAKQAESEELEDKKEAAEIAEDPIVPTPARGERRGKKMEAVAPPAARHTKRGRNAKSQESTSETSADASAQASLINTSLSALQTEEAVVKPVRGRRAKQTPVKPAQPEPETVETASGEQSQVENSEPQKTTLPTAGKPRRGRKARQDTAEQNEVTEEVVKQAAVETNEQSQPPARVKRGRNAKQDEEKMNEPAKKIKLTRKSEEAQTELTEAQTVKMVISETTEPAQISEQASVATKPRRGGRKAKQDTESVESIEVQEVPVLSTENKPKRGRRGKPAAEETKATAESPEHKPKAEEAKNAEPLSSSMKTSRSRGVRASAKCETSQAIPAKRARRGTTVSPEEVSTESTVLVSEPAPTSVEPARKGRRGAFKSTTEEPTTTTDQKNPEAVESNAKMPKRCVKWKSHLEVFEIPKATPVKAARGKKSKAADQVNSESKNVSNDANKTEEEDLSDKAVDSRPVKRVGRGAKTAAKVEPANNPEKNVEAKTQPKTRRGRSANK; this is translated from the exons ATGCCGTTGCACGGTAAGATTGTCGTGATTAAGCGGAGTGGAGGAGATGGGACTGAATTTCCTCTGACTGCAGCATGTTTATTTGGAAG GAAGCCTGACTGTGATATTCGTATTCAGCTTCCTCAAGTCTCCAAGGAGCACTGCCGGATTGACTTGAATGAGAATAAAGAG GTCATTTTGACCAATTTAAGCTCAGCAAATCCAACGCTTGTCAATGGCGAGGTTTTGCAGCAGTCTGAGCGCTTGAAGCATGGAGATGTTATAACCATTATCGACCGTTCTTTCAG GTTTGAGTATCCTCCGGCACAAACGCCAAAGAAGAGGTCTGCCATTGGAGGCAAACCTGAAACCCTCAag GTTCTTCAAGACCAGCAAGTGGGTGACACCCCTATTgtggaaaaaggagaaaagagatTCTCTGAAGTGTCATCAG atacttGTCTTAAAGATGGAGCCAGCCATGACAATATTCAGCGTTCCTTGGAGAAAACCGGAGAGTTGGAGTCCAAGGCAGATGATAGCCTGCTACAAGGCAAGAGCAACTCCCCCTTCAGCGACCTGTATCAAATGATCAAAAAATCTCTGGATGTCAAGACCCCTCGGAAATCTTGTGCCAGTCAGCTTGCAACGCCTTCCTCAAAGGTCGCCTCTCCAAAACCCAATTCGGTCAGAAAAGGTAGTGCCATTTTCACTGAGAGAAAAAGCACTCCTAAGAAAAGTGAAGTTCTAGCTGGACCTGGAAGTACAAACGGGGGAACCCCAGCGTCTGTGAGGAAGCAAGCGAAGGTTCCAGCTGCTGAGACGGCTGAACCCAGAGcagaaaaggctgaaaatgGCAGCGTGATTGAAACGGCTTCACCTCGGAAAAGAGATGGCGCAACTCCTCAGAAGTTTACTGTAAATGAGGTTATTGAGCAAATTACAGCTGAAACACCCAAGTCGCCTGCGAGGAGGAGGAGTAAGGAAATGTCACCTGGCAAAACTCCAGTGACCAAGaaccaagaagaaaaaacaaaggcatCACCCAGGAATTCAGCTGGAAAAG gAAAAGAAGTGTCCAAAAAACGCAAGAGTGGAGAACTCGGAGAAGACGTGCCCAAACAGCAAGCGAAGAGGAAACGCGTTTCCTTTGGAGGTTACCTGAGCCCAGAGCTGTTTGACAAACGGTTGCCTCCTGACTCTCCATTACGCAAGGGGGCTACCCCACGGAGGAGCTTGTCTCTCTTGAGACCCAAGCAGTCACTGCTTAGACGAGCATCCGTCATCGGCTTGCTAAAA GAGGGCAGCCCACGTGCAAAAAgtcctgcaaaaacaaaaacaccatcaCCTAAGAAATCACCGAGCAAGAAAATGGCTTCTCCTAAGACTCCAACTTCTGGGAAGAAGTCTCCCAAATCCAGATCACCATCACCCAAGGCAGCATCTCCCGCGAAGAAGTCGCCCAAGTCCAGGTCCCCGTCTCCCGCGAAGAAGTCGCCCAAGTCCAGGTCCCCGTCTCCCGCGAAGAAGTCGCCCAAGTCGCCCAAGTCCAGGTCCCCGTCTCCCGCGAAGAAGTCGCCCAAGTCCAGGTCCCCGTCTCCCGCGAAGAAGTCGCCCAAGTCACCCAAGTCCAGGTCCCCGTCTCCTGCAAAGTCGCCCAAGTCCAGGTCCCCGTCTCCCGCGAAGAAGTCGCCCAAGTCCAGGTCCCCGTCTCCCGCGAAGAAGTCGCCCAAGTCACCCAAGTCCAGGTCCCCGTCTCCTGCAAAGTCGCCCAAGTCCAGGTCCCCGTCTCCCGCGAAGAAGTCGCCCAAGTCCAGGTCCCCGTCTCCCGCGAAGAA GTCGCCCAAGTCACCCAAGTCCAGGTCCCCGTCTCCTGCAAAGTCGCCCAAGTCCAGGTCCCCGTCTCCCGCGAAGAAGTCGCCCAAGTCGCCCAAGTCCAGGTCCCCGTCTCCCGCGAAGAAGTCGCCCAAGTCCAGGTCCCCGTCTCCCGCGAAGAAGTCGCCCAAGTCACCCAAGTCCAGGTCCCCGTCTCCCGCGAAGAAGTCGCCCAAGTCACCCAAGTCCAGGTCCCCGTCTCCCAAAGCAGCTTCTCCTACCAATAAATCACCCAAATCTAGATCTGCTTCTCCTAAAGCAACCGCGAATAAATCACCAAAATCCAAGAGCCCATCTCCTGCAAGAGGAAGATCTCCTCCTAAAGTGGAAACTCCTAAAACCAATGAACAGCAGAAAACTCAACGCAGGGCTTCAGCCCCAGGGCAGATTCCCCACGAGCAAGTTCCTGCTGGAAAAAGAAGGGCAACTGTGGGTTTGCCTGGTACTTCTTTGGAAAGTGTCCCTACTGTCGTCCTTACACCAGCTAAAACTCCCACTAATTCAGGAGTTCAGACCCCCACAGTCAAGGGGCGATTTTCTGTGTCACAAATTAGTACACCCTCTCCAATAGCTGAAGCCGACAAGGTCACTGACCAGGTTCTTTTGCCCACCGTCACCCCTAAAACACACAAGGGAAGGAAAAGCACCTCGCAGAAGACTCCAGGTGCTGCGAAGAGTGCAGTAAAGATGCACAGAAGAAGTGGCATTTCAAGAGCATCTATAAAAG TCTCCAATCCTTGGGCGCACATTGTGAAATTTGGTCAACCTAAGGCTCAAGTTGTTGCTCCACTTAAAAAAACCATTGGCCAAAAGCCTAAGAAGAGAGCAGTGCCCAAACCACAG ACACCTGCCAGAAATCTGAAGGGCTACGTGAGCACTGGACATGCAGACTCGCCCGCCACCATTGTTGTTGGTAGAGCACACAGACAGACCGTTGTGCAGCCAACTGGTGCTGCACCAAGAGTGGTCACCAATGTTGCACTCTTCAAAAAGAACATGAAAATGGATGAAGACTTGACTG GTAtttctgaaatgtttaaaactCCTGTAAACGAAAGGAAGCGGAAGTCTTTAATCGATGATAACAGCGTCACAAAGACACCAGCTGGAGGTCAGAGCGCATCTGTGATGGAGCCATCTGTGCTGAGCACACCAGAGGAACCAG GTGAGATGATAGTATCTCCGCTGAGTGTTACATCTGCAGTAAAAGGCAGAAGATACAACAATGAGGCAGTCCAACGCCTCCTTGATGAAGATCAAGACGCCACCTTCATCGGCCAGATTCAGTCAGAGTCAAGTGAACGGCAGAATGCAGATTTGCAGGTGTCCACTGTAACAACTCCCAAACTGAGGCCAGAATTACCAGATTCTCTGACCGGAGTTAAGAGGATCATGAAAACGCCAAAACAGAAGGCTGAGCCTGTTGAAGATTTGAGAGGGAAGCTGTTGAAAACTCCAAAACAGAAGCCTGAAAAACAGGAGTGCCTCACTGGAGTCAAGAGGATCATGAAGACTCCGAGACAGAAAGCCGAACCTTTAGAGGACATCAGAGGGAATCTTCTGAAGACTCCCAAACAGAAGCCTGAACAGCAAGAGTGCTTCACTGGGGTTAAGAGAATATTTAGAACTCCAAAGGAGAAGGCTGAACCGCTTGAAGACCTTCAAGGGAAGATTCTGAAGACCCCCGAAGTCCCAGAAGCTGGTGATGCCAGTTTGGGTGGTGGTAAGGAGCTTCTGCAGACGCCAGCACAGTTGCAAGAATCTGACGCAAAAGGCATGAAAActccaaaaagctctccagtgGTTCACCTCACTGGAGTCAAGAGAGTGATGAAGACACCTGTGGAGAAAGGTGCTCCTGTCGAAGATGTGGTTGGCGTGAAGAGGCTCATGAGAACTCCCAGACAGAAAGGCGAACCTGTTGAGGCGAATTTCGGGCTCAAGAGACTCATGAAGTCGCCAAGGCTGAGGGGTAATGCTCCAGTGGAGGACTTCGAGGGACTTCAAGAACTTATGGAGGAGCCACTGACTGAGCCCACAGTACAACCAGAGGCAAAGGAG CAGGGTGAAGCTCAGATGTCTCTCGACAGCAGTGCAAACGTGGTAAAAG ATGCCATGGAAACGGTCTCTCAGGCAGATGCAGTACTTCTTGAGGAAGCTGAGGTGAAGACTGCTGTGAATGCAGATCCTGCACATGAGAAGAAATCTGTACGAGGCAGAAGGGCAAAAACGGTGGAATCTAAAGCAGCTGAGGATAAACAGGAAGAGCCTGTAATCCCTGCTCCatccagaggaagaagaggaaagaaaactgAAGCTACAGCACCACCTGCTGTTAGACAGACAAGAGGCAGAAATGCGAAGACAGCTGTTGAGCTGTCAGCAGAAGAGAATCACCTTCCTTCTCCCAAAGTTGCTCCTAAGCCAAAAAGGGGTAGAAGTGCACAGCAGTCTTCTGATGAGCCTGAAgttgctgctgaagctgagcgTGTTCAGAGCCACCCACTTGATGTTGAGGAGAAAGCAAATGAAAGTGCTGTGCCCAAGCGAGGAAGAAGAGCTAAGCAACCCAAAAAGTCACAGCAACGAAATGCAACTGAGGATGTTCCCCAAGATACACCAG ATGCAAATGTAGCCTGCAGTGACCAGCCTGAGGTGTTGCCAGGCAGAGCTGATGAAAACAAATCTGATGCCATGGAAACGGTTGTCCAAGCACGTCAAGCTGAAAGCTTACTTCACGTGCAGACACCAGCTTCAGTTCAGAAGAAATCTGTCCGAGGCAGAAGAGCAAAACAGGCCGAATCTGAAGAACTTGAAGATAAAAAAGAGGCAGCTGAAATTGCTGAAGATCCCATTGTGCCTACTCCAGCgagaggagaaagaagagggaAGAAAATGGAAGCTGTAGCGCCACCTGCAGCTAGACACACAAAAAGAGGCAGAAATGCAAAGTCTCAGGAGAGCACCTCTGAGACCTCCGCTGATGCCAGTGCCCAAGCGTCTCTGATAAACACCAGTCTGTCTGCACTCCAGACAGAAGAAGCTGTTGTTAAGCCAGTCAGAGGGAGGAGAGCAAAACAAACACCTGTTAAGCCAGCTCAACCAGAGCCTGAAACGGTTGAAACAGCAAGTGGGGAACAGAGCCAAGTGGAAAACTCTGAGCCTCAGAAGACCACTCTTCCCACTGCTGGAAAACCACGAAGAGGGAGAAAGGCAAGACAGGATACCGCTGAACAGAATGAGGTGACAGAAGAGGTGGTCAAGCAGGCAGCAGTGGAGACGAATGAGCAGTCTCAGCCTCCAGCCAGAGTAAAGAGGGGCAGAAATGCCAAACAGGATGAAGAAAAGATGAATGAGcctgctaaaaaaataaaactaacaagAAAGTCTGAGGAGGCCCAAACGGAATTAACAGAAGCCCAAACTGTTAAAATGGTCATTTCAGAAACAACAGAACCAGCCCAGATAAGCGAACAGGCCAGTGTGGCCACGAAGCCCAGAAGAGGAGGGCGGAAAGCAAAACAAGACACAGAGAGTGTGGAATCCATTGAGGTCCAAGAGGTCCCTGTTCTCAGCACAGAAAATAAACCCAAACGAGGCAGGAGGGGAAAACCAGCTGCCGAAGAAACTAAAGCCACTGCCGAAAGTCCTGAACACAAGCCGAAGGCTGAGGAGGCGAAAAACGCTGAGCCACTTTCCTCGTCTATGAAAACTAGCAGGTCAAGGGGAGTGAGGGCTTCTGCTAAATGTGAGACTTCACAAGCCATTCCAGCCAAGAGAGCCCGCAGAGGTACAACTGTTTCTCCTGAGGAGGTCAGCACAGAATCCACAGTTTTGGTTTCCGAGCCTGCTCCCACGTCAGTGGAACCAGCAAGAAAGGGAAGACGGGGAGCATTCAAGTCCACAACAGAAGAGCCTACGACGACTACTGATCAGAAGAATCCTGAAGCTGTTGAGAGCAACGCAAAGATGCCCAAAAGATGCGTTAAGTGGAAATCACACTTGGAAGTCTTTGAGATTCCAAAGGCGACACCTGTAAAAGCAGCGCGAGGTAAGAAGTCTAAAGCTGCAGACCAAGTCAACAGTGAAAGCAAAAATGTGTCAAATGATGCCAAcaaaactgaagaggaggatcTCTCAGATAAAGCTGTTGACAGTAGACCTGTTAAGAGAGTCGGACGAGGGGCGAAGACTGCTGCCAAAGTGGAACCTGCAAACAACCCAGAGAAAAACGTTGAAGCCAAAACGCAGCCTAAAACCCGCAGAGGAAGATCAGCAAACAAATAG